A window of the Thalassospira indica genome harbors these coding sequences:
- a CDS encoding LysR family transcriptional regulator codes for MDSDLLRSFVAFAECGSFNRAADRIGRTPSAFSMQMKRLEELVDNKLFERNGRNVQLTHEGITFVGYARRILSLTDEAMGQLRSQEESRPIRIGCPDDYAQKILPIVLRAISAVHPQARFFVSVNPTILLRRMLDQGELDLSIISRSEKGEEGYFLCHELGVWVTSAVHKQHLLDPLPLVLPAEDCKFHAWAIDAFSKSNRPFTLYATSRQAASMLHLVRDGLGVGALAAASVTDEFKILDTRDGFPPLPAVGVAVMLAEEAHPLVNRQLAGAIQEYVTQHLDDDLTKPVAS; via the coding sequence ATGGATTCCGATCTTCTCAGAAGCTTTGTCGCCTTTGCCGAATGCGGCAGCTTCAACCGTGCCGCCGACCGTATCGGGCGCACGCCATCGGCCTTTTCGATGCAGATGAAGCGGCTTGAAGAACTGGTCGACAACAAACTGTTTGAGCGCAACGGGCGCAACGTTCAACTGACCCATGAAGGCATCACCTTTGTCGGGTATGCCAGACGGATCCTGAGCCTGACAGATGAGGCGATGGGACAATTGCGTTCGCAGGAAGAAAGCCGTCCGATCCGCATCGGCTGCCCTGATGATTACGCGCAAAAGATTTTGCCAATTGTTCTGCGCGCCATAAGTGCGGTGCATCCACAGGCGCGCTTTTTCGTGTCGGTCAATCCGACGATCCTGCTCCGCCGGATGCTTGATCAGGGGGAGCTTGATCTGTCGATCATCAGCCGGTCGGAAAAAGGTGAAGAGGGATATTTCCTGTGCCATGAACTTGGGGTCTGGGTGACATCGGCGGTTCATAAGCAGCATCTTCTTGATCCGCTGCCGCTTGTTCTGCCGGCCGAGGATTGCAAGTTTCATGCATGGGCGATTGACGCCTTTTCGAAATCCAACCGGCCCTTCACGCTTTATGCGACCTCGCGGCAAGCGGCCTCGATGTTGCATCTGGTCCGCGATGGGTTGGGGGTTGGCGCCCTTGCGGCGGCCAGTGTGACCGACGAATTCAAAATCCTTGATACGCGGGACGGATTTCCGCCACTGCCAGCCGTCGGTGTTGCTGTCATGCTGGCCGAAGAAGCCCATCCGCTGGTCAATCGCCAGCTTGCCGGTGCGATTCAGGAATATGTCACCCAACATCTTGATGATGACTTGACCAAACCAGTCGCAAGCTGA
- a CDS encoding DUF1636 family protein, with product MTAKSRLNICTTCTSSIASAPSDPRDGQTLFERIQEVCATRDLPFEVKPVECLTNCKSGCSVALNGSGKWGYVYGNVDPDSMVEDLCELASKYAESEKGIVAWRERPDALRRNVIARIPPID from the coding sequence ATGACTGCCAAGTCCCGCCTGAATATCTGCACGACCTGCACGTCCTCAATCGCCAGCGCACCGAGTGATCCGCGCGATGGTCAGACGCTTTTTGAGCGCATTCAGGAAGTCTGTGCCACGCGCGATCTGCCGTTTGAGGTTAAACCGGTTGAATGCCTGACCAACTGCAAGTCTGGCTGTTCGGTCGCGCTGAACGGATCGGGTAAATGGGGATATGTTTATGGCAATGTTGATCCTGACAGCATGGTAGAAGACCTGTGTGAACTGGCGTCAAAATATGCCGAAAGTGAAAAGGGCATTGTTGCCTGGCGCGAACGTCCAGACGCCCTGCGCCGCAATGTTATTGCCCGTATTCCACCGATCGACTAG
- a CDS encoding transporter substrate-binding domain-containing protein codes for MVAIRFLRDLVVTGVAVCLLATLFAVTAAKAHERIPVKVGAYEYGVVYFYDDGKPQGMVLHLIRLLNDLQDEYVFELAETSSRRRYQAVTSGEVDLVLLESAQWEWRNLDVQFSKSIVQEKDLYLTLAGPDNTDALLSDVTNYPILCVLGFHYGFADFNADPEYLRQNFDVLLRYNEQEVLDGLLAGEAPIGIVSAGFLAARFVDYPSLRESLVISDQPDAVHDLVAVLSAGSSIPLERFNQLIAKLQSTGEVERLWQQLHIGLSG; via the coding sequence TTGGTAGCGATACGTTTTCTACGCGATTTGGTTGTAACCGGCGTTGCTGTCTGTTTGCTTGCGACTTTGTTCGCAGTAACGGCCGCAAAGGCTCATGAACGGATCCCCGTCAAGGTTGGTGCGTACGAATATGGCGTGGTCTATTTCTATGATGATGGCAAGCCACAGGGCATGGTTCTGCACCTGATCAGACTTCTGAATGATTTGCAGGACGAATATGTGTTTGAACTTGCCGAAACCTCATCGCGCAGGCGCTATCAGGCCGTCACCAGTGGCGAGGTCGACCTTGTTCTGCTGGAAAGTGCGCAATGGGAATGGCGGAATCTGGATGTTCAGTTCTCCAAATCCATTGTTCAGGAAAAGGACCTTTATCTGACGCTTGCCGGGCCGGATAACACCGACGCACTTTTGTCAGATGTGACAAATTATCCGATCCTGTGCGTGTTGGGGTTCCATTACGGATTTGCCGATTTCAACGCAGATCCGGAATATCTGCGCCAGAACTTTGATGTTTTGCTGCGCTATAACGAGCAAGAAGTCCTTGACGGACTTCTGGCCGGGGAAGCCCCGATTGGTATTGTTTCGGCGGGCTTTCTGGCTGCCCGGTTTGTTGATTATCCGTCTTTGCGCGAAAGCCTTGTGATTTCCGATCAGCCCGATGCCGTCCATGATCTGGTGGCGGTGCTGTCAGCCGGATCGTCTATCCCGCTTGAACGGTTCAATCAATTGATTGCGAAACTGCAATCCACTGGCGAGGTCGAACGCCTGTGGCAGCAACTTCACATCGGTCTGTCTGGCTAG
- the nudC gene encoding NAD(+) diphosphatase has translation MYRLFYESVDLDRDAVLRKREDWQQVLLAEESLRILICHAGDPLFAWPEDMDAHELVVLGAPAVPHLDVDLHRGQWIYLGRDESGPVIAVDIAAVVTDRDEAIRKLGGGFGDMRTRMANLSVDEAALAAQARAIFNWHQGHQFCGACGHPNLVAEAGYRLQCSNPNCGKSHFPRTDPAVIMLIHHQDHVLLARSPQFLPGMVSVLAGFVEPGETLEQAVAREVFEEVGVRIKRPQYVASQPWPFPGSLMLGFVAEAETTDLLPDNDEIEFAMWVHRDDVPDLPEKGINLPRPISIARFLLENWCAGHI, from the coding sequence ATGTACAGGCTGTTTTATGAATCCGTTGATCTTGATCGCGATGCGGTTTTGCGCAAACGCGAAGACTGGCAACAGGTTCTATTGGCCGAGGAGTCGCTGCGCATCCTGATCTGTCACGCCGGTGATCCACTTTTTGCCTGGCCCGAAGATATGGACGCCCATGAACTGGTGGTGCTCGGCGCCCCGGCCGTGCCGCATCTGGATGTTGATCTTCATCGCGGGCAGTGGATTTATCTTGGCCGTGATGAAAGCGGGCCGGTGATTGCGGTCGATATTGCCGCGGTGGTGACCGATCGTGACGAGGCGATCCGCAAACTCGGCGGTGGTTTTGGCGATATGCGCACCCGCATGGCCAATCTTTCGGTGGATGAGGCCGCCCTTGCCGCACAGGCGCGCGCGATTTTCAACTGGCATCAGGGGCACCAGTTTTGTGGGGCGTGCGGCCATCCGAACCTGGTGGCAGAGGCGGGCTATCGTCTGCAATGCAGCAATCCGAACTGCGGCAAATCGCATTTCCCGCGCACTGATCCGGCCGTGATCATGTTGATCCATCATCAGGATCATGTGTTGCTGGCAAGATCCCCGCAATTCCTGCCCGGCATGGTGTCGGTTCTGGCCGGTTTTGTCGAACCGGGTGAAACCCTTGAACAGGCGGTCGCGCGCGAAGTGTTCGAAGAAGTCGGTGTCCGGATCAAACGCCCGCAATATGTCGCATCCCAGCCCTGGCCGTTTCCGGGGTCCTTGATGCTGGGCTTTGTCGCCGAGGCCGAAACAACCGACCTTCTGCCTGATAACGACGAAATCGAGTTTGCCATGTGGGTGCATCGTGATGATGTGCCCGATTTGCCGGAAAAGGGCATCAACCTGCCGCGTCCGATATCTATCGCGCGCTTCCTTCTGGAAAACTGGTGTGCCGGGCACATATAA
- a CDS encoding DNA polymerase III subunit gamma/tau, with product MSEQIETASETAPEGDTVTDSNVADTTAPVTTAEPESKSEYQVLARKYRPKSFDELIGHGPMVKTLSNALESGRLAHAFILTGVRGIGKTTTARIIARALNCIGADGKGGATIEPCGVCEHCRAIAEDRHVDVLEMDAASRTGVDDIRELIEGVRYRPTSARYKIYIIDEVHMLSKSAFNALLKTLEEPPEHVKFIFATTEIRKIPITVLSRCQRFDLRRVQTDELAAHYSRIAGLENAEIEEEAVTLIARAADGSVRDGMSLLDQAISHGAGKVTTQQVRDMLGLSDRSRIFDLFDHTMKGEINEALELLGAQYALGGDPPVMLQDMLDLTHWLTRVKLSPDAANDPGVSQIERERGKEIAAKLAMPQLTRAWQMLLKGLEETRIAPSPIQAAEMILIRLAYAAEMPPPGDLIKKLRQDMNNAGNGGGAPQGGGNGGGSGGPGPRMQVVNGGGGAAAVARARPDPLGEPQQVEQPVYAKMPETFEEVAELLGKDRETTGLSMQVKNYMHLVKYEPGRIEFRPARGAGSDLSTKLIKALNGLTGHRWLVSVSEREEGAPTLKEQELEALEQRKADASQDPLVRAILDGLPKAKIVAVHLPPGQENAEGEEDESGSVYDDAFYLEGDDEL from the coding sequence ATGAGCGAGCAGATCGAGACCGCCAGCGAAACGGCACCAGAAGGTGACACGGTGACAGACAGTAACGTCGCGGACACAACCGCGCCCGTCACCACGGCCGAGCCAGAAAGCAAAAGCGAGTATCAGGTTCTTGCGCGGAAATACCGCCCGAAATCCTTTGATGAACTGATCGGCCACGGGCCGATGGTCAAGACGCTGTCAAATGCGCTTGAAAGTGGCCGTCTTGCCCATGCCTTTATCCTGACCGGTGTGCGCGGGATTGGTAAAACCACGACGGCGCGTATCATTGCGCGTGCCCTGAACTGCATTGGTGCGGATGGCAAGGGCGGTGCGACGATCGAGCCGTGCGGTGTGTGTGAGCATTGCCGCGCGATTGCCGAAGACCGTCATGTTGACGTTCTGGAAATGGATGCGGCGTCGCGTACCGGTGTTGATGACATTCGCGAACTGATCGAGGGTGTACGCTATCGCCCGACGTCGGCGCGCTACAAGATCTACATCATCGACGAAGTGCACATGCTTTCGAAAAGTGCGTTTAACGCGCTTTTGAAGACGCTTGAAGAACCGCCAGAGCATGTGAAATTCATCTTTGCCACCACCGAAATCCGCAAAATCCCGATCACGGTCCTGTCGCGTTGTCAGCGCTTTGACTTGCGCCGAGTGCAGACCGACGAACTGGCCGCGCACTATAGCCGCATCGCCGGGCTTGAAAATGCCGAGATCGAAGAAGAAGCCGTCACCCTGATCGCGCGTGCCGCCGATGGTTCGGTGCGTGATGGCATGAGCTTGCTCGATCAGGCGATTTCGCATGGTGCTGGCAAGGTCACCACCCAGCAGGTGCGTGATATGCTGGGCCTTTCGGATCGGTCGCGGATTTTCGATCTGTTCGATCACACCATGAAGGGCGAGATTAACGAGGCGCTGGAACTTCTTGGTGCGCAATATGCCCTTGGCGGTGATCCGCCGGTGATGTTGCAGGATATGCTTGATCTGACCCACTGGCTGACACGTGTGAAGCTGTCGCCTGATGCCGCCAATGATCCCGGCGTGTCACAGATCGAACGCGAACGCGGCAAGGAAATCGCCGCCAAGCTTGCCATGCCGCAATTGACCCGCGCCTGGCAGATGCTGCTGAAGGGCCTTGAAGAAACGCGGATTGCGCCATCGCCCATTCAGGCCGCTGAAATGATCCTGATCCGTCTGGCCTATGCCGCGGAAATGCCACCACCCGGTGATCTGATCAAGAAGCTGCGTCAGGATATGAACAATGCCGGTAACGGCGGCGGCGCGCCCCAAGGTGGCGGCAATGGCGGCGGCAGTGGCGGTCCGGGACCGCGCATGCAGGTTGTTAATGGCGGCGGCGGTGCAGCCGCAGTGGCGCGGGCGCGACCAGACCCGCTGGGCGAACCCCAACAGGTCGAACAGCCAGTCTATGCCAAGATGCCGGAAACGTTCGAAGAAGTTGCCGAGTTGCTTGGCAAGGACCGGGAAACCACCGGCCTTTCGATGCAGGTCAAAAACTATATGCATCTGGTGAAGTATGAGCCGGGTCGCATCGAATTTCGCCCGGCACGCGGGGCGGGATCGGACCTTTCGACCAAGCTGATCAAGGCGCTGAATGGCCTGACCGGTCATCGCTGGCTGGTCAGTGTGTCGGAGCGCGAAGAAGGGGCCCCGACGCTTAAGGAACAGGAACTTGAGGCCCTTGAACAGCGCAAGGCGGATGCCTCGCAAGATCCGCTGGTCAGGGCCATACTTGATGGTTTACCCAAAGCCAAAATCGTTGCCGTCCATCTGCCACCCGGACAGGAAAACGCCGAAGGTGAAGAGGACGAAAGCGGTTCCGTATATGACGACGCATTTTATCTCGAAGGAGACGACGAGCTATGA
- a CDS encoding YbaB/EbfC family nucleoid-associated protein: MKNLAGMLKQAQQMQSKMQEMQEGLVELEIEGQSGAGMVKVMLNGKGEMRGLSLDKSIVDPNDTEVLEDLIVAAYNDAKVKVEAAVQEKMKDVTGGMNLPEGFKLPF, encoded by the coding sequence ATGAAGAACCTTGCAGGGATGCTCAAACAGGCCCAGCAGATGCAGTCCAAAATGCAGGAAATGCAGGAAGGACTGGTTGAACTTGAAATCGAAGGCCAGTCCGGTGCGGGCATGGTCAAGGTGATGCTGAACGGCAAAGGCGAAATGCGCGGCCTTTCGCTGGATAAAAGCATCGTTGACCCGAACGACACCGAAGTCCTCGAAGACCTGATTGTGGCTGCCTATAACGACGCCAAGGTCAAGGTCGAGGCCGCCGTCCAGGAAAAGATGAAAGACGTCACCGGCGGCATGAACCTGCCAGAAGGCTTCAAACTGCCGTTCTGA